GCATCAAAAGTTCTCGAATTTGACGAATATTAAAATAGGAAATAAGTTCGTAAAGTGCAAAAAGGATAAAAGAAgggtaaaagaaaagatttgaaaagtaaACTGACTGAAATCGAAATGACTTGTGCTGAATTATAAAGAAAGCGATTAAATTGCCTTCAATTTGATCAAATGGCTTTTGACAGAAAACTTAAAGATACTGAAACATAAGTTGGACAAATAAGtaaagaaaactttgaatgtaaATCTGACAAAAAAAGTAAAGTTTATAGAAATtgtaaatgaaaaattaaagataatggaaggaaccctacagaaatcgAACTCGAATGCAGACTCAGAATTTCACTGGAGATGTGAGTGTACTTGAGTTTATTTCTGAAGAAAAGTTCCAACCCCTACTTTCTAAAACTTACTAATATTTATAACCCATATCTGTAACCGATCATTAATTACACGACGCTGCCTTGTATGAAATTCTTAGGTAACTGTTCCCGCTCTTTTACTCATGGATGTTACCCATAAATTCCTCACTCAGAGAAAACCTTCGACTTCTCTAATTGTATAACCGCTCGATTCTCAATTCGAACAATTGTTCGATTCTTCATTCGAGTGCTTGTTCGATTTAACAGGGTATCTAAATCGAGTCCATGTCAAATAACTTCCAATTAATGCCTGCACGTGCGTCTTTTCGGCATCTACTTCTTTCTTTGTGTAACCGCTCGATTCTCCACTCGAAAATACCATTCGATTCTCTATTCGAATTACTTTCCCGATTTGTTAAGGTATCGAAATCGAGTACGCGTCAGATAACTTCCATTTAACGCTTGCACGTGTGTCTTTTCGATTTCTACTCCCTTCCTAACATCTCTCCAACATTTCGAATTAGCTTAtccttttgaaattattttttgattaacACTAGTATAAATATACTGAGACTTCTCATGTATATACTCTTTCTAATCTATTAAAAATATGCCTAAAACTCTTATTAACTTAAGTATTAGAATCTTTTACAGGTATCAACCCCcactttttcataaaaaatttgaaCAACAGCTCCTCAACATTAGAATAATTCAGATACTACTCTATAAAGAGTCTAAATTCTACATTCAGACCCAAATTAAcgtttcaaataattttaaaaatattattaatgttaATTTTTCTCTTATAATCTAGTATCATTTAATCATCTGATGGAaggataaataaaagaaaaataatcttAGTATATCATTACGTAGATTCaagataaatgaaaaaaaaaaagaggaaccaAGAAAATACAATATATCAACTTCCCCATAATAAGATGAGGTGACAATATTTacaatgttaattttttaatataacacTATTTTTTTTCGTGCTTTtacatattataaatagataaataacgataatgatagaaaaaaaaaagagaaaaatataaggaaaaataaatttaaataaaaaaataaaaaataataaaaaaaagaacacgATTATATATGccttctaaaaaaatttattaagtaatagaataaaattaaatatttaaaaataattgtaaaaataccttacttttaaaatatattataaataaaaatctcaaaatattATCATCTAAAGAAAAAAAGCcagttaaaattttaataaagtaaAATTTATATTGAGACTAGACAATTTTAGAGTTGTGATGACTCACGAGTAAGGGTAGAAATAAATCACGTATTCACGTTAGGCTATGTTAGCCATGTCTGTGATAAGATTAGTTTGGACTTATTTGTTGTAGGCTATTTATTAAGTATTAGGTCTTGCGTGATGATAAGTCTGACCTCACTTAAAGCTTGTTAAGACTTAAGagatttgataatttaaaaaaaatatttttttattaaaattagattcacacttaattaacaaaacaaaaataaataattttatatttttagatataattttatactaataaaatttttaataataattaattaattattacaaatcataaaatttgttaattttttaacattttttaaaaaaaataaatagtaaaataaataataaataaataagtaaaataaaagatattaaatatatttaaaagaagTGTATGTATTTAATTAAAGAGATAAATATCTAATAGataaaaatctttaaataaaataaatgatataaatttaaattctaatcattatattttttaatataattatatatttatatatcttaaTAGATTTAGACGGATCTCATAAATTAAATAGACTATTTCATAAATTTGagactaatttattaaaaaattttaagttttaaaataattttggcctgaatttattttctgtcaaGTCAAGTCAAATACAAATTATTAGTCTGTAAGTTCTTGCTAGATTGTTTGACATTTTTTCATTCCtggttataaaaatataaaattaaactacATAGAGTTGAGTTGAGGCAAATTATGTGAAAATACCTTGAGATTTCAGAAGTTTAAATTCAGGAAGCAGGATGaacaagtgaaaaaaaaaagaagctgaacaaaataaaagcaaaagtgaTATGAAATAGTCATGATATACATATAAGATCCAAAATGTGATTGAGGAATCCGTCATAGTTGTTAATTGTTAAACTAAAAACTgtcaagtcaccaaaaaaatttggaaaaaatggCGTTGatatcaacaaaataaaaatggttGATGTGGCCTAGCACCAACATTGATTAATGATTAGTGTCCTAACTCCTATTCCtcatttttttatggtattttcgaaaaatgaaagtaaatattaaatttgGCTTCTAAAATTAcactcaaattttaatttaatctttaaaattttaattattttaatttagtctttaaattttttaattaattctacaACAGAAACTACCAcaaaaattaatgtgattaaatttaaaaaatttagagactaaattaagataattaaaattttaaaaattaaattaaaatttaaatataactttaaaaatcaaattgattttttttaaaaaaattataaattataaattttatttaaaaatttattattaattaataaattattacatatataaaataaaatttaaattttaaacatttaGTTAAGTGGAGGAATAAGCTGGTTAGTTAGGAAATTGGTTTCAATTCCTCCCATTTGGGGGAGATATTTTGATCACTCATTCTTATTACGCATGTGCTGCATAAACCACAAAGTCACAAACCTTCCATTATTAAGATTTAAGACGAGCACGAACACACTCTGTTCCTAAGTCAAACAAAACCCACTTGTGTTTGAAGCCAAAGATGGGATCTTTAGCCAAGAACGGACTCAACAATTACTTGAAACAGCTCCAGCAACACCCTTTGAGAACCaaggtcttcttcttcttcttcatttactttgtttttcttttctgcatttttttttataaacttacCTCTCACTTCAGCAATTTTCCTTCTTGCATCCATTTTCGTCGACCCTCTGTTTTCGGTAGTCCTAAAAGAGCTaccttttaagttttaaactttGAACCATTCAGGTAAGAGAGTGTTGATGGGTTTATTAACTTCGATTGTGACTAATTCAGGTTATCACAGCAGGGGTGTTGTCTGCTATCAGTGACATAGTGTCTCAGAAGCTTACTGGAATACAAAAACTTCAATTCAAACGGATTCTTCTCAAAGTGGTCAGCTCCTTTTCCTTCTTACTTTTCTACTGCCTCTAATTCCAGATAATTTAGTTTTAGTTTGGTCAATAAGACTGTGATGTCAAGATTAATTGACTAATAAGGGTAAAATATTAGGATCTTAACGAGATATTTTCCAAGTAGCCATTCTAATGATCTGCATTTATAATTTCAAGGAATAAGCTGAAGGTTTATTCAATCAGCAATGTTCTAAATAACTAGCAGTGATGTGGAAGGGAAACATTGAAGGAAAATTTAAACCTATATGTTGAAAAGCAGCTTGTTAAGATGTTGAAACGGCCcccttttttttctctaaaatctCCATAAATTTCATTAGAAAGATTAACATTTGCTTCTCATTAATATCACTATTTTGATGAGCTGCAATATACCAATGAGCTCAAACTACTTTGTGCAATGATCAGAATTACACTTTGGGTGCTGGAAATacctaacaagaataaaaaaaaggagTAAAATAATAGCTGCTGATCTTTTACCGCTTATTAATTATTCATGGTCAACTTGTTATATGCATAATGTCACATCATTTTGGCCAATAAATTTAGATACAAGTTATGTCTAAAATATTTGTTTTCAATGCCATTCCATGTTTACATTAGGAATAACATAAATCGTTTATTGCATGCAGTTTTTTGGAGCTGCTTATCTTGGACCCTTTGGACATTTCTTTCATATTATACTGGATAAATTTTTCAAAGGGAAGAGGGACTCAACAACCGCAGCCAAGAAGGTGAAGCTGCAAAAACTTGTGTTAGAAACATTATTCTAACTGCAGAactgaaaattgaaaaataagattaccacaaatcctatacAATTTTTTGTAAATGAATTTCAATTCTTTAACCATATCTGTCCTAATATATTTCCACAAGGAtttatttctatatctatttCTATTTGGTTTTAATATCTGATTCTTGGATATTCCAAATCCACTTCTATAAAAGAGACAGGGTAATAAGTTGTTTatcctttttcaattatttttggcTTTTCAGGTTTTGATTGAACAGTTGACATCTTCTCCTCTGAACAATTTGCTTTTCTTGATTTATTATGGATTAGTTATTGAAGGTTAGCCCTTTCTATATACCTAATTAACTTGCATCTTTTTAGCAAAGTTAACATGGATTTACACTTGGTTAGATACAAGTGGAAAAAATGTGAACAAATAAGATAATTCTCATTCATGTCAACACACTAAATAGTCCACCTAATGCAATTATATTCCTGGTCAACTATttactccaaaaaaataaagaagaagaacaaacttATAGGAGTTATCCTAAAAAATAATGAGAGAATGACTCCATACCAAGTGAATCCACAAAATGATGTCTAAACTGCCATACGCCGTTGAACGCAGGTCGACCATGGGTGCATGTGAAAGCTAAGGTTAAGAAGGACTATCCATCAGTGCAGTACACATCATGGACGGTAATcttcaattacaacttcaaatagCATTTAAGATCACTCCAAAAATTGAGTAAATGGTAAAAACATTATAGATGAAAATAAATGGTGACAGCTAAGagcatgcaagtatttctgtcaaaaaaagattattattattattgtcattgATCACCAACTTGAGAGCCTCTAATGGATTTGGGGTGCAGTTCTTTCCTGCTGTGGGGTTCATAAATCACAAATTCATGCCTCTTCATTTCCGTGTTGTTTTCCACAGCTTAGTTGCATTTTGCTGGTAcatgtttctttttttctttctttctttgactCTCCTTGTCTTTCATCATCATTTGGTAATTGTGTATATTTTTCATTTCAGGGGAATATTCTTGAACCTAAGAGCACGGTCCATGGTATTGATTAAAGCCTAAAGTGATTATAGTAAAACCTCTTCCAAGTAATAGATAATATAATATGTTATGAGGGTCTATATCTAACTGCTCCCAGTGCTGTATGCTTCTGATTTATTTTGAACTATTGGAATTTCATAAGGCATACCCTTTCCCTctcagaatataagtgtttgctTGAGACAAATTGATATCTAAAAAAATCAGTATGTCTGAATTAAAACTAAAGGGTAAAGCCTATTTTGGGAGTATGTTTGGTTTGTTAATTGCTGGTGGTGGAGTCCatagaatttgttaattttatcctcgtattttaattgccaaaatttCGAGTCACTTTTAGTAAGAAAAAATATTGAAACGCTTAAACCGTAATGACAAATAATAGatttagataataataaaaaagacagTCATGATGATGTCCTGTAACCTATGACACACAGATTCTGACACGACACGTtgacacacaaattttaaaatcttataagacatagggacacgtatacatataaaatataaaatatcttttagataaattgtaatgatattttgatattttactgatattaaaatataaattaattttttaattatttataatgtcttattttaattatatcaagtatttaaaatattttttgttataataaataataatatatattagatctaaatttattttaagaatatattttaagaataagactggatatGTTGAtacgtgatgatatttaggtgtgtccaaataTATccgaagaaaatttttttatttttcgtgtCCGAAATATCTCCGACACGTGGACACGACAACTTAGCGAATTGTCCGTACTTCATAGTCTATAACAAACATCCGAGAAACTTCATGTAATTTctagtatttttagttattatttgattagcataataaataatttttattaatttatatgtgtaaattttaaaaaatatagatataaattatattaatttatatatacaaattttggttatatatatatataaattatatattttttatgtataaaatttttataaatatgtgtataaattattgttaatcaaatactgataaaaaataataatatttgctaGACATATAATATTGTTTACAAACATCCTAGCAATAgtttttttcacataataaaataTAGTTTCGGAGGTTCACACGCGAACAGCATATGTGAATTATAATAATGAAGTTTTTAGCATCTCTTGAGAAAATATGATATGAAGAAGTGAGACATGCATGGTCATGAAGTGTAAATTGAAGTGCCAATAATGCcaaaaatttatgttattgaGAGACTTGAGAAATGAGAAGAAGAGAAGGCACTTGCTATATTTAAAGGTTACGCCAAATGGCTCCTCAATTCATGTTTATAGTTTCAGAATCGGTTTTCCTTGTTATTACTAGTGAAAGtgaatcctctcaatttttttaataattaagaaaataaagtatgatttttaattttttaatttttttttatgttttttttatctcatttataaaatttatgataaaaaaatcatattttattccCTCAATTGTTAAATCCATTCCCATTATTAATAAGTGTATGTCACCCACAAAATAAGGGTCATTGCTTTCTTTTAGAGGATGGAAAATTGGACTTAGGAACTTAGGATTATCCATCAATTTTACACGACTATTTCAACAAATCTGAacacaattatttaaaaagaatatGAAGACACTAAACAGTAAGTAAGCAAATGAACACAATAAATCGTAAAAAAAGAACTTTGTATTATGAGTTATTATAATGTCAAAATGTTTGCAAAATAAGGCAGGGACATGCATTATATGAGCTACAACACAATATTTGACACAATATATATTAGTTGATAAGAACATACAcgagtaaataattaaattttttaattttaattgttgaAGTTATGGACTTAAGGTCTTATTTTATTAACATGTTTATAGTTAGCCTGCAGAGTTTACTCGTTATGTCTGTCGAAAGTTGAAAGTCAGCATAGGAGGAAGAATACTCAATGTAGATATAGCCAAAGCAAGAAGACATAAATCAATTCACATTTCACACAACTCAACCATATTTTGCATTACCTAAAACAATAAAATCTCATTGCTGGATCctcttgtatataaatatatgcatGTGCTTAAGCATTAGCATATAAAATCAAAGGCCTTCATAAACAAAGAGAGGGTAATAGCACATGGCAACCTGTGTAATTCATAGCAGAGTTTCTTCATTCTGGTGTTTGAGTACAAGATCGATTGCTGCTACAATGAATGTGCCTAAGATCCATGTGACCAAAATCACCACCACCCCATCAAGTTTGGCAGCAGATTTAGATTATCTAAATAACTTCACTTcatctaccaccaccaccaccacaaaacaCTACAccaaacaataataattattctAACAATTCAACAACACTTGCTCAAAATTCCATGGAGATGGTTAAGCTTCATTTGATTATGGAGATTGTATCAGATAGATTGGAGATGCACAAGAACGTGGCAGCGCAACGCGACAACTGGAACCACCTTCTTCTAACATCAGTTAACATGATCACTCTTTCTGCTTCAACCATGCTTGCTCTTGCAGCTACTAGTACTACTTCAAGTGGAGCACCTCTTATGGCACTTAAGGTTTCATCAACAATCCTTTTCATGGCTGCAACTGGAATACTTGCTGTCATGAACAAATTCCAGCCATCACAGCTTGCTGAGGAACAGAGAAATGCTGCTAGGTTGTTCAAGCAGCTTAATGGAGAGCTAAGAACAAAGGTTTCTCTCCGTAACGCCAATGAATTCGAGGTAACTGAAGCGATGGAAAGAGTTTTGGCATTGGACAAGGCTTACCCTCTTCCTCTTTTAGGCACCATGCTTGACAAATTCCCTCACAAAATTGAACCAGCAGTGTGGTGGCCTCAAAGGAAGAAGAAACATCATTGGAAAGAAGTAGGGGACAACAAAAACAACAGCAATAATGGATGGGATTCAAGGTTGGAAGGGGAAATGAAAGCAATTGTGAAAGCTGTGAGGAAGAAGGACATGGCTGAGTACACGAGGCTAAGTAGAAAGGCTTTGAATCTAAACAAGGTGTTGGCAGTTTCAGGGCCATTACTCACTGGTCTTGCAGCAATTGGTTCTGCTTGTTTGGGATgtgtgaatggttcatggcctgtGATGTTTGGTGTTGTTGGTGGGGCTTTGGCTTGTGTTGTTAACACAGTTGAGCATGGTGGCCAAGTTGGCATGGTGTTTGAGTTATATAGGTCTCTTATTGGGTTCTTTAAGCTCATGGAGGAGTCTATTCAGCAGAATTTAAGGGAAAAAGATCTTCACAGAAGGGAAAATGGAGAATTGTTTGAGATCAAAGTTGCCCTACAGCTTGGTAAAAGTCTTGAAGAACTAAGGCAATTTTCATCTTCTACTCAAAACGATTTTGCTAGCAAGCTTTTCTAGGCATACCAAAAATGTTATTAAGATTCTTTGTAAATGATAATTTGAGACTTTAGCTTATCTGCTCAAATTATTCATCAAGCTGGTTCTGATCTGCATTGTCCTTATGCATTGCATAGTTTAGGGGTCAAGTTGTACTATTCATTCACTCTTTTATATGTAAAGCGCTTGacttaattaattttatccttattattttgttattaactTATAAGAAGACCAAAAACAAATAGAAAAGCCAAAAGGCCAAACAGGAAAAAGGATGCTAACTAATTTTGGTCACTAATAGTTACAATTGAACAACAGAACAGAACAAGTGAGAACAGGTTTGGAGACTTGAAATGAAATGggaattttatttgttttgacatCCATATCCATGATCCATAAGAAGCTAATTATGTGGATTAGCAACAATCGGTAAACAAATTGATATAAGTATGTAACAATGCtgcagctttctctttacctgaTTTTTGTAAACCCCCAACTTCATTACTGTTGTTAGGAGTCCCTTTCACGTGTCAAATTCTGAGTGGCTCAGCCTCTAGGTGGGATATTCATCCCAACGAAATTaccgaaaattgcaaaaccaaaCATTAAAAGTATTCAAATTTTACACTTCTAGTTACTCAGTCCTTGTCTAACGTAAACGGTTGGTAGTAAAAAGTAATAATAGACTAATGCAGGCTGCATTAAACAAAAGCATAATTTGCAGACGGATTCTTTAATTATGTGACTTTCATTATCCATTATTACTAGTTTATTCTGCTTCCATCTAGTGCCTTTTGGTCTAGTTAAAAACATAACCTTACAATTTCTAGTCAACTAAACCTACAAAAGAAGcaaaaataagagagaataatCTTATTAAGTTCAGAACTCATTTAATTGCGGATTAGAATATGATTAACACTAATAGGGCGGTGCTCACATAGATCTGATTTACACAAACGACATTTTCTCGTTAATAAAAACAAGAGTGGTGTAATGTAACCACAAACTATTCTTCTTGCCTTCCAttgccttttccttttcctttttttcttcacATTCCAACCAAaagctccaatttttttttattatttttaaaattttaattgaatctGACTGACTGGTATCAATGACCATTTGAGATTGATGACAGTGATGCACAACCTCCCAGTGGGCCCATAAGAATTGTGTCTCTGTCATCCAACTGTTTGTGAAATTGCCACACTCACTCATACGGTCATACCCCATCGATCAAAGATCCGAAATTTAAGCTCTTGACATTGTTGCGCTGCTCATTGTTGCTGTGGGAAGATGATTCAGTTGCTGTTTCTAGTGGTGTTCATGGAGGCAGCGATGATAGTGGTGTTGCTGTTCAAGACCCCATTGAGGAAGCTTGTGATAATGGGATTGGATCGGTTGAAGAGGGGTAGAGGACCACTTATGGTTAAGAGTGTTGCAGGTACCATCTTTGTGGTGCTCTTCTCCACTGTGTACACCATGCTCCAGATTCAGAAGCGTGGGATCGAGGATGCTGCTGGTGGTTCTCTCAACCCAACCGATCAGGTTCTAATGGCCAAGCACCTTCTTGAATCGACACTAATGGGTATGTACAATTCCTTTCCTTTCATTAGTTGAATGAGTTGTAGTTTTTGTTATGGTGTGAACTGATTTGTTACATTGCTATTTTGAGCTATTGAGGATGTATAATACAATGTGAGACTTTGTATATTCATGGTTGTGTCTCAGATTTATTCAGCATTTTTCATGATTGCATTGGAGTTACTGTTTCACTGTTTTTTGGTTTGGGTCATTCTAGAAATGTCTATATTACAGTTTGGTACTGGTTTTTCTTTCCTTAGTAGATGAATGTCGAATGTTGAATCAACTTGAGTTGTGTGAACTTCTTAAGCAGATTCTAAATATGAGCCATCAAAATGGGTTGATTAAATATTCcataataatcaaattatatGGTTTTTACTGATTAATAGTACTCGAGCAAAATCAAACAATCTAAAATTATTGTTCTGTTCTAATAAAAACTTTTGGATTCCTGCTAAAGCACCTTCCTAAGGtaaaatacataatatatattagaataaacACCAATTTGGTCTTCAAGTAATTATAGATCAGACACTTTGCTCCCCAACAAATTTTGATTCCCTAGAAGTCTTTGAGAATTACTTCTGTCAGATCTGAAATTCCTTGGGAGCAAAGTGTTCGATCTAAAATTCGTTAAGGACCAATTTGATTGTTTACTCTATATATTATATTCCATATGAACTTCCTTATTGTCTTCCCAATAATGTTGATGCCATCCAATATCCTAAATCGCATCATAAGAAAAAGGACTTTGGAATGGAATCACAGTTATAATCCTACCTGAATGACACTGTTTTGAGTTTCAGAACACTCATTCTGTTCCCTTAATATTCTGAAAATATTGAGATTTGA
The sequence above is drawn from the Arachis hypogaea cultivar Tifrunner chromosome 4, arahy.Tifrunner.gnm2.J5K5, whole genome shotgun sequence genome and encodes:
- the LOC112795931 gene encoding peroxisomal membrane protein PMP22, whose translation is MGSLAKNGLNNYLKQLQQHPLRTKVITAGVLSAISDIVSQKLTGIQKLQFKRILLKVFFGAAYLGPFGHFFHIILDKFFKGKRDSTTAAKKVLIEQLTSSPLNNLLFLIYYGLVIEGRPWVHVKAKVKKDYPSVQYTSWTFFPAVGFINHKFMPLHFRVVFHSLVAFCWGIFLNLRARSMVLIKA
- the LOC112795932 gene encoding probable F-box protein At4g22030 encodes the protein MEMVKLHLIMEIVSDRLEMHKNVAAQRDNWNHLLLTSVNMITLSASTMLALAATSTTSSGAPLMALKVSSTILFMAATGILAVMNKFQPSQLAEEQRNAARLFKQLNGELRTKVSLRNANEFEVTEAMERVLALDKAYPLPLLGTMLDKFPHKIEPAVWWPQRKKKHHWKEVGDNKNNSNNGWDSRLEGEMKAIVKAVRKKDMAEYTRLSRKALNLNKVLAVSGPLLTGLAAIGSACLGCVNGSWPVMFGVVGGALACVVNTVEHGGQVGMVFELYRSLIGFFKLMEESIQQNLREKDLHRRENGELFEIKVALQLGKSLEELRQFSSSTQNDFASKLF